DNA sequence from the Prolixibacter sp. SD074 genome:
AAATTGCATCGGGCGCAGGTTTTGTCATCCCCATTACGGGAAACATTATGCGAATGCCCGGATTGCCTGCCAAACCAGCTGCAGAAAATATCGATATCGACAACGAAGGAAATATTACCGGTTTGTTCTAAAACGCGTTACCTAACCAACAAACCTTTGCTTTCCTGTTCAGTTATTAAATAATGAAAGACAAATTGATTTAGTTAAACTCAAAAATATTGTGCTATGAAAATCGCATTTATCGGATTAGGAATTATGGGAAGCCGGATGGCTAAAAATCTGGTAAAAGAGAATCTGGATGTAACGGTTTACAACCGGACGCGCTCAGCCGCCGACCAACTGGTCAAACTAGGCGCCACTATGTCTAAATCGGCAGCTGATGCTGTTAAGGACGCAGACGTGGTCATTTCGATGCTCTCAACGCCAGGCGTGGTTCACGATATTGCCTTTAGCGACTCAGGTTTTGTTAAACACATGAAGCAAAACGCTCTTTGGGTGGATTGCACGACTGTCGATCCCGGTTTTTCGCGCGACGCCGCAGCCAAAGCCAGAAGCTACAACGTCCGCTTCATGGATGCACCGGTAAGCGGAAGCAAAATCCCGGCTGAAAAAGGTGAACTCGTATTCCTGGTAGGTGGGGCCGCTCATGACATGCAAGAGGTTCAATCGCTATTCGATATCATGGGAAAGAAAACAGTTCACGCTGGGGATACCGGAATGGGAACTTCACTGAAAATGTTGGTCAATTCACAACTGGCCCAAGCCATGGCCGTTTTTGCCGAGTCGGTTGTTTTGGGTGAAAAGATGGGGTTCTCCCGCGACTTTCTGCTCGAGTTCCTATCAGCCCTGCCGGTAACGCCTCCATTTATCAAGGCAAAAGCCGACAAAATTAAATTGAACGACTATTCGGTTGAGTTTCCTTTGGAGTGGATGCAAAAGGACCTTCACCTGCTTGGATTGACTGCATATGACAACGGTGTGCCACAATTTATGGCATCGGTAGCCAGCGAAATTTATGCATCGGCAAAAGCAGACGGTTTTGCCCGGGATGATTTCTCCGCTATAATTAAATCGCTTGAAAAACGGGCAAAATAGATGAATTTCCCATACCTTAAATTAGATCGAAGAGACAAGACAATACGAGGAACCGGGAATGAAAAAGGGGCGATGTTGAGACATCGGTCCCTTTTTTTGCGTCATTCAAATATGCGTAAGACCGTATTTCATCCAAAAGGCCTGATATTTGTTGTTTAGTTACGGGCTATTTATTTAACAGGCATGAAAATCATTCCATTTTTTGCTTTACTTATTGTTTCCTTCAATCTCTTTCACGGGATTGCGTTGTTCCAAAATGTGCCAGGACCTGAAGTTACTTTGGACCAAAAAATCAGGGCTTATCATATTTCACGGGAAAAATTTGCCTACTACCAGGTCCTGAACAACAAAGAACACCGGTTAGGTACCTACCGGGATGACGATTTAATGCTTTTATCAAAGATCATCCTGCTACAGCGCATCAACGAAAGCCGGGAAAAATATCATGTCCCTTCACTGAAACTGGATATTCTGGCCAGCCGCGTAGCCAACAAAATGAGCCGCGAATCGTGTGACAATGGCTATTATGGCCACTGGAACCTGGCCGGTGAGAGACCTTACCACCGATACGCTTTTGCCGGCGGTACCGACCATTTATCGGAAAATGCTTCTGCTTTAATTACGACCGGACGGATTTCGCCTGATTTCGACGATATTGTCAAATTAATGGAGAATGCTCACTCTGGTTTCATGGAAGAGAAGGCCCCTGGTGATGGCCACAAGCAAACAGTCATCGGCCCGTTTCATAACTACGTTGGAATTGGGACAGCCTGGTGCGGGCAAGGCTTCCGGTATTACGAAGAATACCTCGACCGCTATCTACAGTTTGGTCCGTTTCAGCAAACCATCAAAAAGGGAGAAACGGCTGCGATACAATTCCGATTGCTGGATAAGAAGCTTTACCCGTATGTCATCATCGGCTACTATGAACCGCCGCTGAAGCCCATGAGCCGCGCCCAAATCAACCGATTGAACAGCTACAATGACTTCACCGAAGCGATTGCCTTCCAGTTATGGCCCTGGGAAATTCCATCCGCCAATCGCGACGGTTATATCACTCTCCGGAAACGCTTCACCAAAAAAGGGCTGTACTACATTCAGGTTTATCTGAGTAAAGAACCATATCAAGGTGGAAGGAGAGCCAGTAGCCGTGGAAAAATCCAGGCTTCAGGAATTGTCATCAAGGTAGAATAAAGAAAGGCTTCCCTGAATAAACAGGAAAGCCTTCATCTCAATTAATCAACCAATCGTTTCAGTAGCACTGCAACAAAATGATTTTTTCCAACATTTAAAGTTTCAGTGTAACAAATTTTTCATTCGGCGTCATGCAAATACCGCAACGGGCTGGACCTTGTCCGGCATAGGTGTTGCCACAGACCAAACAAACCTGGTAAAGCGACGGCATACTATTTACCTGATTATTATCCAATGAATTAAGTGCATTTTCATACAACTCTTTGTGCTTTTTCTCTGTCTGGAATGCGTAGTTGAATGACATCATGGCGATGTTTACCTTTTCGTTCGATGCATCTTTCAAAAAGTTAGGATACATCGTTGCCACCTCGTACGATTCTCCCTCGATGGCATTCTTCAAATTTTCACGCGTACTTTTCACATCAAACTCCGGATTTACTTCCGGAACTTCGGCACCCAACTGCTTCAATGCCGATTGATGGTTTCCTGCGTGGACTTTTTCGGCTCTCGAGGCAGCGTCAAATAACAATGCAATTTTTGGATAGCCTTCTTCTTTTGCCTTTTTGGCGAAAGCCGCATACTTGGCATGTGCTGTGCTCTCACCCGTGAAAGCGTCCTGTAAATCTTTCACGGTTTGTGTATTTTCTGCTGCAAAAGCAGGTGTAATCCCCAGCATTAATACAAATGCCAGTAACAGGGAAGAAATTTCTTTTTTCATCATGGTCAATATCTGTTTTGTTTTTTGTTTATTATGAGAACAAATCTAACACACCAATCATAAGACTTGTCTAAAGAGAAACTTAAGAACAGCTTAAATCAGATAAAAATATCCGTTTCTACACGATTTTCTTGAGGAAAGTACAAGGTAAACCGGGTACCTTTTCCGGGCCCACTCTCCACTTCCGGCCGAATGTGCAGCAATCCGCAAAATCGACGGACCAGCGCCAGGCCAAGGCCATTACCTTCGATAACGGAATTCCGGGATTCGTCAACACGGTAAAAGCGGTCAAAAATCCCATTCAATGCATGTTCGGGAATACCGGGACCTTCATCGGCTATCGTCAGGCTGGCAATTTTTCCCTGTTTCTTCAGAGAGATAGATATTTTTGAATTGGCCGGACTGTATTTAATGGCATTCGTAATCAAATTCTCCACAATTTGCTCTACCATAAACCGATCGGTTTGCAGAACAATCTCCGGTGTCAAATCCAGTGCTAACTGTAAATTATTTTCAGCAAACCGGCTTTCGAACCGGGCCAGGACACCTTCCAGCAAATCCTGAACACCGACATTCGACAAATTAACCGGAGCTTCATCCCCTTCGTACCGGGCCAGCAGTAAGAGCTTGTCCACCAAATCCGACATCCGGTTCACTTCGGATAAACTGCTACTGATTTTTTCGATGTAATATTCCGGCTCACGATTTTTCCTCAGCATCACCTCCAGTGTTCCCTTCAAAATAGAAAGTGGTGTCCGCAATTCATGGGAAGCATCTGATGTAAATTGCTCTTCGCGAATTACGGCATCTTCCAGTCGTTCCAGCAATTGATTGATTGTCTGGGTGAGCGTATAAAGTTCGTCTTTGTGCAAAGGCAACGGAATGCGTTCACTCAAATTCTCCCTGCTTATTTTTTCTGCTGTTTCGGTCAACCTGTACACCGGATGGATACTTCGGCGGGCAATGAGGCTTGTTGTAAAAAAGAGCAGCACCAGGACAATCGGAAACGCCAGAATTAATACGCCTCGTAAGTTCCTCATGACAACCAGGGTACCTTCGATCGGAACAGCAATTTCGACGTAGCCTTTCAATTCATTCAACGAATCAAAAATCGGTGACTGCAATTGCCGGACCGGCTGTTTGGAAAGTGTGCTGTTAATAAAAAACCGCGTTTTCCGGTGCATATAAACATTCAGCGAATCACCGGACAGATTAGGTGTGCGCCGCACAATCTGTCCATCCTCATCACTCACCTGTATAAAGGTAGGATTTACCTCAACCTGCCCATGTTCGTTTTCGTTCCACTCATAACGATTGGTAAAGACAATTTCGTCACTCAACAATACCACATCACCGTTTAATTCATTTGCTTCTGCTGTCAGTTCCGAATCGAGATGCCGATATACACTTTGATGTACCACCATGTATATGAAAAAAAACACCACCATCGTCAAAATTGCAGTGGTTCCCATGTAATACAGAGCAATTCGGTTGCTATAGCTAAGTCTCATTCGTAGGTTTCGTGTTTGTGATTTTAGTCCTCCTGTATAATGTAACCGACACCACGGATGGTGCGGATAAATCCAGGCTCATCTTTCTGATCGATTTTCTTTCGAAGAGAATTGATGTACACATCAATCACAGACGTATCATAATCGAAATGGATATCCCACACATGCTCAATTATCCGGGTACGGGAGCAAGCCTTACCCTTGTTCCGAAGCAAAAATTCCAACAACGCGAACTCTTTTTGCGTTAATTGAATTTCTTCCTCACCACGAAAAACCCGATGCGTATTCAAATCCATGACCAATTTTCCGGTACTTAAACGGGAAGTTTCGCCTGAAGGCTCGCGTAACTGAACCCTTATCCTGGCCAACAACTCTTCAAACGAAAAAGGTTTTCGAATATAATCGTTGGCTCCCATTTCCAGCGCGAATACAGCATCTTGCACGGTATCGCGAGCTGTCAGAAAAATGACCGGCATTTGCAGGCCTTCTTCACGAATCTGCCGAACAATCTCCACACCGCTCATCCCGGGCAACATCCAATCGACCAGTAATAAATCGTACTCTTCACCATTATCCATAGCCATCTCCTGTCCCTTAATTCCATCTTCTGCTACATCAACGGCGAAAGATTCTTCTTCGAGGCCCTCTTTCAGGAACCTGGCAATACCAGGCTCATCTTCAATGACCAAAATACGCATAGTGAACCAGACTAGTTGTTAGATAAGGTATTAGTTGTTTCCGAAACTGAGTTCGACGCCGGCAGCATGTTTGTATACCAACTCACCTCCATAATATCCGGTACGGGCAACTGACAAAACGGTCGCGAGAAAAAAAACCAGTGCCAAAGTTTTTAATGCACCCCTGTATTTTTTAAACCAAACCAGAACAATCCGAAAAGCCGAAGTGATTAAGGCGAGCCACAATGTCAATGTTCCGGCATCTTCGTGCACTTCAACGGCTTGTCCCAATGCGCCCGCTTCAATGCCATCACCTGCCATGTGCCCGGTAATAACTGCAGCAATTGCCCCGAGCGTTCCCAAAATTAATAAATAAAATCCGGCACGGGTAAAGAATTCCTTCTTTACAAACAGCCCAAGGACATCTGAGAAAAATCCAGCCAGTAACAACGCAATGGGGAAGTGTACCAACATAGGGTGGATGTGCGAAATATCAATCATAACGTTTAGTTTTTTAATGAATTTAAAATGTTAAAACTAACAGGGAATAACTTATTCTGCCGCGTCATATCAAGTTGTATATTTTCGGAAATTAAAATCATAAGTAAAATCAAGGCGACTGTAACTTGCTTAGTTTCTGATAAAGAAACAATAGCTAGTCTTAATTGGTTCTCTATATAAACTTAAAATATGCTTAATTCTGTATAGAGCAGAATAAAAGCATGGCATACATCTTGCAAAGGAAAAAATTACAACGATTCCGGACCAGCTCATCAATCCCCTGAAATACCGGCAAACACTAATGAAAGGGTTGAAAATTATCAAAAAATCCTCACCGTCATATCTTATTGTTGCCCTCGGCTTCGACACGGCCAAGCGAAGATGCCTACGCTATTTCCTACAGGAAGGATTCTTCGGGCTGTAACATACTGTTTCATCGTTTTCTTCTCTATGTTGTATAACTCCTTAAAATCCTCCATGTTACCGGTTAATGATGATTATTTTCCTTAAATTTATACGTAATAGCTTGCTTTCTCATCCAACCAAAACCGGGAATTGCCTTATGATACTAACCGTCACATTAAATCCGGCCATTGACAAAATTCTAATCCTGAACGGGTTTGAAATTCATAAGTTGCACCGGCTCGACAGCCGGGAAATGAGTATGACGGTTCCCGGGGGGAAAGGCGTCAACATTGCTTTGAACCTGAAAATATTGGGCGATGATACGATAGCAACAGGCTTTGCCGGTGGTCATGAAGGACATTTACTTTGTGACTCTTTGCGGCAACACGGCATTACAACCAGTTTTATCTTTACTGAAGGTTCCACCCGTACCAATACTTCCATTCTGGATACGCAACATGAAACGCTGACCGAAATAAACGACTTTGGACAGGAGATTCCGGAAGACGACCTGGTATTCTTGCTGGAAAGCTATGAACGACTTCTCAATCGGGTCGATATGGTTGTCCTGGCTGGTTCGCTTCCCAAAGGTGTAATCGAAGATGTGTACCGTCAAATGATTGTCATGGCCCAGGGGCACGGCGTCAAAGTGGTTTTGCATGCCGCGCCCAAATACATTGACCCGTTAATTGATTACGGACCATTTCTCATCAACCCGGATATGCGCAGTTTCCATCATTTCATGGGCCGTCCGCTCGATGGTATCGGTGCATTCCTGCAAGCAGGAAGAGAAATCATTTCCTACCAGAAGGATACAGAGTTTGTTATTTTCACACACCGGATTGAAAATGTCGTGGCGGTTACCCGGAAACAGTCTTACATTTTACGTCCCAAAGATTTAAAAATTGTCAATATGCTGGGCTATGCCGATGCTTACCTCGCGGGATTTATTCATGCCTACCGGCAAAATCTCACGACGGCTGATGTTCTCCGGTACGCATCAGCTGCCGGGCTGACCAACATCGAAGCGCTGTACAAAGAGATACGCAATACCGGGCAAATTACGGCCAACCTTGAACGCATTGATGTGGAGGAAGTATCATGAACAGGGTGAAAGATTTCATATACAGGGATATTCTGTCAGTCAACGAGCATTCGGATTTGCGGCGGGTCATCATCACCATGAAGCGGCACAGGATATGCGCTATTCCAGTTGTCAATCAGTTGGGAGAATATGTAGGCTGCATCAGTGAACAAGATATCCTCAATGCATCGGTCCCGCACTACATGAAATCGATGTACAATACTTTTTTCATGGCCGATTTGGACCACATCGTCGGACATTTACATGATTTGTTGGACGAAGAAGCAATTAAGTTCACTGATTCAAGCTATCCAACAGTGACACCAAACGATTCCATGTCGTATGCTGCCGATCTGCTATTCCGATCAAAAAAAGCAGCCTTACCGGTCCTGGAAGGAAAATTGCTGATAGGACTGATAACGCGAATCGAAATACTAACCGTATCCCTCAATGGAAACAAACTAAGCTAAGGAGGCAACTTATGACGGAATTCCTAAGCTGGCATCTTGACACCATCCATATCATCACCACCCTGGTTATCTTCATTCTAACGTTTGTATTCATTACAACCGAAACACTTCCTAATGCCATTGCAGCCATGGTTGGGGCCTTTCTACTGGTGGCCTTTCATATCATCAACCAGGAAGAAGCTATTGATGCAATAGATTTTGAAACTATCGGTTTGCTTAGTGGTATGATGATGACAGTAGCCGTTATGCGAAAATCCGGGTTGTTCGAGTACATCGCTATTAAGAGCATTAAACTTACTGGCGGAAGCCCGTGGCGGATTCTGGTGGTCCTGTCTATCGTTACCGCGATTTTGTCGGCATTCCTCGACAATGTCACGACCGTTTTAATCATCGTCCCGTTGACTTTCGCGGTAGCCGACACCCTGAAAATTAATCCAATGCCGTTGCTGATCTCCGAAATACTCTTTTCGAATATCGGTGGGGCTGCAACACTGATTGGCGATCCGCCTAACATCATGATAGGTGGCGCTACCAACCTCGATTTTATGGACTTCATTCAAAATAATACACCGGTTATTCTTGTTGTTTCTGTTGTTACTTTTTTCCTGCTCCGCTTGATCTACCACAAAAAGCTGGCCGGTTTGGTAGCCGACAAAGAGAAGATTCAGGCTTTCGACGAAAAAAGGGCCATCCAGAACAAACGTTTTTTCTACACTACACTGACCGTCTTTCTCGTCATCATCACACTATTCATCACCCATCAAGTGCACAAGATCGACCTCGCGACATTAGCCATTGGTGGTGGTTTTACCATGATGATGGTGACCAAACAGGACCCCGGGGAAATACTGAAAGAAGTAGAATGGGCCACGCTTTTCTTCTTTATTGGCCTGTTCATTATTATTGGTGGCCTCGAAAAAACCGGCGTCATCAGCTTCCTGGCAGACAAAATGGTAGAAGTAACTCACGGAGAAGTAGAACCGGCGGCTCAACTTGTGCTATGGATGTCGGCATTGTCGACCACCTTCATCAACAGTATTCCTTACACAGCTACAATGATATCGGTGATCCAGGAGATGGCTATCAATCCGGGCCAGAGTATTGAACCCGTCTGGTGGGCATTGTCTTTAGGGGCATGTCTGGGTGGAAACGGGACCTTGATTGGTGCTGCTGCTAACATTATTGTAGCCGGATTTACCCAAAAAACGCCCTATCCAATAAAATTCAAAGAGTATTTCAAGATCGGCTTCCCGTTGATGCTGGTCTCCATTGTTATCACTTCATTGTACCTGTACATACGTTATTTCTAAGGGCTGTTACTTTCCATATTTATTGGAAAGTAATCAACTATTTTCGTTCGTTGCAGCCGGGAAATTGGACCTAATTTGCACCGTTTATTATGAGGAACCCTTACAGAACTCTTTCTAAGTTGTTCGGTTCACGAATAAACATCCTTCATTTTTTTGTGTCGAATAACATTCTGCTACGTCGTTATCTTTTGTTTTTTCGAAGAGTGCAATAATCTTATAGTTCCCGGTTCAAATTAAACCGTACCTTTGCCGCAGCATAAACGATTACTATGAACAAACTCGGAACATTTCAGGCGCTGGAGGTAA
Encoded proteins:
- a CDS encoding CAP domain-containing protein, which codes for MKIIPFFALLIVSFNLFHGIALFQNVPGPEVTLDQKIRAYHISREKFAYYQVLNNKEHRLGTYRDDDLMLLSKIILLQRINESREKYHVPSLKLDILASRVANKMSRESCDNGYYGHWNLAGERPYHRYAFAGGTDHLSENASALITTGRISPDFDDIVKLMENAHSGFMEEKAPGDGHKQTVIGPFHNYVGIGTAWCGQGFRYYEEYLDRYLQFGPFQQTIKKGETAAIQFRLLDKKLYPYVIIGYYEPPLKPMSRAQINRLNSYNDFTEAIAFQLWPWEIPSANRDGYITLRKRFTKKGLYYIQVYLSKEPYQGGRRASSRGKIQASGIVIKVE
- a CDS encoding DUF2231 domain-containing protein — protein: MIDISHIHPMLVHFPIALLLAGFFSDVLGLFVKKEFFTRAGFYLLILGTLGAIAAVITGHMAGDGIEAGALGQAVEVHEDAGTLTLWLALITSAFRIVLVWFKKYRGALKTLALVFFLATVLSVARTGYYGGELVYKHAAGVELSFGNN
- a CDS encoding cell wall metabolism sensor histidine kinase WalK, with amino-acid sequence MRLSYSNRIALYYMGTTAILTMVVFFFIYMVVHQSVYRHLDSELTAEANELNGDVVLLSDEIVFTNRYEWNENEHGQVEVNPTFIQVSDEDGQIVRRTPNLSGDSLNVYMHRKTRFFINSTLSKQPVRQLQSPIFDSLNELKGYVEIAVPIEGTLVVMRNLRGVLILAFPIVLVLLFFTTSLIARRSIHPVYRLTETAEKISRENLSERIPLPLHKDELYTLTQTINQLLERLEDAVIREEQFTSDASHELRTPLSILKGTLEVMLRKNREPEYYIEKISSSLSEVNRMSDLVDKLLLLARYEGDEAPVNLSNVGVQDLLEGVLARFESRFAENNLQLALDLTPEIVLQTDRFMVEQIVENLITNAIKYSPANSKISISLKKQGKIASLTIADEGPGIPEHALNGIFDRFYRVDESRNSVIEGNGLGLALVRRFCGLLHIRPEVESGPGKGTRFTLYFPQENRVETDIFI
- a CDS encoding SLC13 family permease, which codes for MTEFLSWHLDTIHIITTLVIFILTFVFITTETLPNAIAAMVGAFLLVAFHIINQEEAIDAIDFETIGLLSGMMMTVAVMRKSGLFEYIAIKSIKLTGGSPWRILVVLSIVTAILSAFLDNVTTVLIIVPLTFAVADTLKINPMPLLISEILFSNIGGAATLIGDPPNIMIGGATNLDFMDFIQNNTPVILVVSVVTFFLLRLIYHKKLAGLVADKEKIQAFDEKRAIQNKRFFYTTLTVFLVIITLFITHQVHKIDLATLAIGGGFTMMMVTKQDPGEILKEVEWATLFFFIGLFIIIGGLEKTGVISFLADKMVEVTHGEVEPAAQLVLWMSALSTTFINSIPYTATMISVIQEMAINPGQSIEPVWWALSLGACLGGNGTLIGAAANIIVAGFTQKTPYPIKFKEYFKIGFPLMLVSIVITSLYLYIRYF
- a CDS encoding 1-phosphofructokinase family hexose kinase; this translates as MILTVTLNPAIDKILILNGFEIHKLHRLDSREMSMTVPGGKGVNIALNLKILGDDTIATGFAGGHEGHLLCDSLRQHGITTSFIFTEGSTRTNTSILDTQHETLTEINDFGQEIPEDDLVFLLESYERLLNRVDMVVLAGSLPKGVIEDVYRQMIVMAQGHGVKVVLHAAPKYIDPLIDYGPFLINPDMRSFHHFMGRPLDGIGAFLQAGREIISYQKDTEFVIFTHRIENVVAVTRKQSYILRPKDLKIVNMLGYADAYLAGFIHAYRQNLTTADVLRYASAAGLTNIEALYKEIRNTGQITANLERIDVEEVS
- a CDS encoding response regulator transcription factor; its protein translation is MRILVIEDEPGIARFLKEGLEEESFAVDVAEDGIKGQEMAMDNGEEYDLLLVDWMLPGMSGVEIVRQIREEGLQMPVIFLTARDTVQDAVFALEMGANDYIRKPFSFEELLARIRVQLREPSGETSRLSTGKLVMDLNTHRVFRGEEEIQLTQKEFALLEFLLRNKGKACSRTRIIEHVWDIHFDYDTSVIDVYINSLRKKIDQKDEPGFIRTIRGVGYIIQED
- a CDS encoding HPP family protein is translated as MKDFIYRDILSVNEHSDLRRVIITMKRHRICAIPVVNQLGEYVGCISEQDILNASVPHYMKSMYNTFFMADLDHIVGHLHDLLDEEAIKFTDSSYPTVTPNDSMSYAADLLFRSKKAALPVLEGKLLIGLITRIEILTVSLNGNKLS
- a CDS encoding NAD(P)-dependent oxidoreductase, whose amino-acid sequence is MKIAFIGLGIMGSRMAKNLVKENLDVTVYNRTRSAADQLVKLGATMSKSAADAVKDADVVISMLSTPGVVHDIAFSDSGFVKHMKQNALWVDCTTVDPGFSRDAAAKARSYNVRFMDAPVSGSKIPAEKGELVFLVGGAAHDMQEVQSLFDIMGKKTVHAGDTGMGTSLKMLVNSQLAQAMAVFAESVVLGEKMGFSRDFLLEFLSALPVTPPFIKAKADKIKLNDYSVEFPLEWMQKDLHLLGLTAYDNGVPQFMASVASEIYASAKADGFARDDFSAIIKSLEKRAK
- a CDS encoding rubrerythrin family protein, which codes for MMKKEISSLLLAFVLMLGITPAFAAENTQTVKDLQDAFTGESTAHAKYAAFAKKAKEEGYPKIALLFDAASRAEKVHAGNHQSALKQLGAEVPEVNPEFDVKSTRENLKNAIEGESYEVATMYPNFLKDASNEKVNIAMMSFNYAFQTEKKHKELYENALNSLDNNQVNSMPSLYQVCLVCGNTYAGQGPARCGICMTPNEKFVTLKL